The segment CATTTCCGTAACGATAACTGAAGCAATTGTAATTGTTACAATTAGTAGCTCATTTTTTGTTAAATCAAAAAAAGCAGGCAATCAAAACCAAAATAGCTGTTATCATATGTATTTTCATATTTTTTTCTGTTCTTACAGAGTATATTATTCCCTCAATAGCATCATTAAAACTATCAATTAAATTTCTATTTTTTTCAAAACTTATACCCCTCCCAAACAAAAATGTATTTTAAAAATAGTCCCCTTAAGGGGACTATTTTATCTTGAAAGCTGAAAATTATTTAAAATTTCTTCTTCTCTTTTTCTCATTATGGCTTTTTCTTCATCTTCCATGTGGTCATACCCTAATAAATGTAAAATCGAATGTATGGTAAGATAAGAAGTTTCTCTTAAAAAAGAATGACCATATTCTTCGCTTTGAGCCTTAGCTCTTTCTAAGGAAATGACAATATCCCCTAAAACTAAATTTTTCTCATCAAAATAGCTAGCATCAAAATCATAATTTAAATATATATCTTTAAAAACCTTTCCCTTTGGGTAATCAATCATAGGAAAAGATAAAACATCTGTAACCTTATCTATATTTCTTTGTTCTTTGTTGATTTCCCTTATAGTTTCATTATCTACAAACACTAAACTTATTTCACAGTTCAAATTCACTTTTTCTTCTTTTAATCCATAACTAATTACCTTTTTTAAAGTATTTTTAAGTTCTTCTGTCACCTCAAATTTATCTTGTCTATCGTCTATATATATCATACTTTAACCTCTTTCTTTAGTTTGTATCAGAGTTTTTTGAGCCCATTTATCTGTTGGATACTCAATTCTCTCATGATATATTCCACTTAAAACTTTTAAAAATGCTTTTCTTATTTTATTTAAATCCCTTAAAGTAAGATCACAATTATCAAGTTGTCCCTCTGCTAATCTTCCTTTTATTATATTGTTTACCATTTCCTCTACTTTACCCTTAGTTGGGTTATTTATAGATCTAACTGAAGCTTCAACACCATCGGCTAGCATTATTATTGCAGCCTCTTTGCTTTTAGGAATTGGGCCTGGATATTTAAAATCCTCCTCTTTTACCTCTTCTGGATTTGAGCTTGCATTTTTTATGGTTAAATAAAAATATTTCACTAAAGAAGTTCCATGGTGTTCCATTATTATATCTTGTAGTTCTTTTGGAACCTTATACTCCTTTGCAAGTTCTAATCCATCTTTAACATGAGAAATTATAATCAAAGTACTTAGGTTCGGTGTTATCTTATCATGAGGATTCTCGCCACCTAACTGATTTTCTTTAAAAAAGTAGGGCCTTTTTATTTTTCCAATATCATGATAATAAGATCCTACCCTAGCTAAGACTGCATTACCTCCTACAGCCTCCGTTGCCATTTCAGACAAATTAGCAACTAACATACTATGATAATAGGTTCCCGGTGCCTCAAGTAAAAGTTTTCTCATTAAAGGGTTGTTAGGATTTGATAATTCAAGTAACTTTATAGTAGTTACTATATCAAAGGTACTTTCAAAAAAGGTAGAAAGCCTATAGTAAGCACTCCTGAAATTAAGCTAGCAATAAATGAAAAAGCAGCATTTTTAGATACATTAACCACATTGTTACTTAATAAAAATCCTACAGCAAAGGTAAATACTAAATTTATTACAGCTATATATATACTTGAATACAGTATATCATTTCTTTGCTGCATTTTTTTAATATTATAGTTCCTACTACTGCATTAACTAAGGATAAAAGTATTATCTCTGGTTTAAATCCAACTGTTGTTCCTATTAGAAGGCAATTAATAATGTTTACTGTTAAAGAAACCTTCTGACCTATAAGTAAAGTCATTATCATAGGAACGCAGGCTAGTGGAACTAAGAAAGAAGATATTATACTAAGTCCTCTTGCAAGAACTAAGGATATAAATATCAATATATATATAAGCATTAGCTTACTATTGTCTTTATAGACATCGTAGTGATACTTGTAAAGATAATACATCTGAAGTAACATTACACTAAGCACAAGAGCAGCTAAGCTTGAATAAAGATACCATTCAAAATGATCTTTATTATCCAAAAGCCCTAAGCTTTTTAATATCTCTATCTGATATTTTTCAACAGGCTCTCCTTCTTTTATAATAATCTGATCTTTTTTTATCATAACCGGTTGAATTTCTTTTATAAGTTTCTCCTTATATTCTTCCGTTTTGTTCTCATCATATACATAATTTGGCGAAATATTAACATATCCTATTACTACACCTAATTCTTTTGCTGATTTTGAAAGATCTGAACTATTAATCTTAAATGCCATTGACTCTCTTGCTTCTTTTATGTCTTCATTTTTATTTTCCATTATTTTATTGTCATAAACTTTAGAAAGAGTGTCACGAAGTACAGAATTTAAGTTGTGTATCTCAGCTCCACTTAGATTTAATAGTTTTTGAAAATCCTCTTCAGATAACTTTATAGTAGACCTTTCTTTTATTTCCAAAATTTTTTTCTTGTACAAACTAACCTTATCTGTAGAAGGGGTATTTTTAATCTCTGCTTGAACTTCTTCTTGAACCTCTAATACAATTGTAAATAGATCATTTACTTCCTTAATCGCTTTTTCTTTTACAGATTTGTCCACTGAATACTGTGGCCCTGAATTACTAATAGTTTGATCAATTAAAGCTTTTGTACTAATCTCGTCCTTAACTTCTCTAGTGGCTTTTATGGGTACTTTTGCAATTTCCCCTTCTTTTAAATTGTATTTTTTTGTCACCAAAGAAGTAGCTGCAATAGAATATATAAACACAAAAGCTAAAACAAAAACTATATACCTTCTATACTTTTCTCCCCTTGTAAATACTTTGAATTTATCCCTTTTCACACCATTACACACCCTTTGTTAGCACTAATCTCTCCACTATTTTTTAGTTTCTGTTACAGTTACTTTTCTAGATACTGCTATATTTTCTTCTACAATAATTACAAGCCTTACTTTGTAGTTATTGTTACTAGTTTTCACATCAACAATTTTATCTACTATTTTCACTGATTTGTCTAATTTTTTCATAATATTTTCAGTAATATCTTGAACTGCTTTTTTTGTTACATCATCTTTTGTTTTAACTTCATACTTTTCTTCTACCTCATAATAGGTTTCTACATTTATGAATTTCTTATTATCTACTATTTTATCATATTTAGCAAATTTATTTAAATTATTTTTCAAATAAATTTGTTTCCCTCTTATATTAATATAAATTTTTTTAACTTTTTTCCCGTTCTTTTTCGATTTTTAATCTTATAGGGAACCTCTAATTCTTCTTCATAAAAGGTTTTTGCAATTATATCTCCTATGGCATGAACAGGATATGTGCCGCCCTCTTTTCCCTGTTCGGCCTTTACTAATAAATCTCCTTTTTTAATCATATCCCCCTCTTTAACTACAGGGGTTCCTGATATTGTATATACCCTTACTATTTCACCATCTTTATTTGCCGCAAGCTCAGAAAGTGTCTCTTCTTTATATATTTTAGGCGGTGCTTGATTTTCGCTTATTTCTAAGTTTAAATTAACCCCATCTATCCTAGCTTTAACCCAGGTAACATTATCATTGTCTTTTAAAATTTTATTTTCTAATTTATGAACATCTAAATAATTCTTTTTAATTCCAGCTTTTACACCATACTCTTTTAATTGACTTCTAATTTCATAAGGAGATACATATTTCTCTGTAACTATATTTATCTTCCATATAAAGTTAGATAAATAATACATTATACTAAGGAAAAGAATACATCCTAACAAAATAGACATTACTTTGCTTTTTCTGATAAGAATAAAATCTATTCCTCTTCTTTTTAAAATTCTTATTTTCGAATTAGTTTTTTTGCAATATTACTAATTTTCCCATAATCTTTTAAATAAACCACCATAGAAACAGTTGTTATATTAGTTCTTTTTATTGATTTTGCATAAATACCATTCTTCCACAGTATATTAATAAATCTTTCAGGATTTAAGCTTTGAACCTCTAAAAGTATAGTGCTTCTTTTATATTTTGAAAAATCTCCCTTATTCATTTCCTTCATACACTATAGATTTAAACTTCCCACTTAAAGTTATAGTGTTTCCCCCTATAAAAAAGATTTCAAAATTTCTTCCTTCTATACTTATTACTCCTATGGATGAATTTATTTTTATAACTTTATCTTCGAAAAGCACAATCCCTTTATGATTTTCTATTGTGATTTCATTATCTCCAATTATTGTAATTTTAGGTAAGTTTAAAACCACATCTCTTGGAAGATCTAATTTGCCTGCTATAATTTCTTTAGTAGAATTAATTTTTTTAGCATACAACCACCTTCACTTATAAAGTGTTTTCATTTTAAATTTATGAATAATCAGTTTAATAAATTACAAAATAATAAAACTAAAGATATATAGTAAATCAAAAAATAAAAAAGGCTCAGCTGAGCTGAACCTTTATTTATTCAGATATTCTTTTACGATCTGGGTTACCATCTTACCATCAGCACGGCCTTTAACTTTAGGCATAAGCACTGACATAAGCTTTCCCATATCTTTCATGCTATTAGCTCCTACTTCGTCAGCAGATGCTTTTACAATTTCAAAGACTTCTTCTTGAGTTAACTGCTGAGGAAGGTAATTAATCAAGACCTGAATTTCAGCTTTATTAGCTTCTACAAGATCTTGCCTTTTTCCCTTTTCAAACTCTTCTATGGCGTCTTTTCTTTGCTTTACTTCCTTAGCTAAGATTTCAACAATTTTATTATCATCTGGAGAAGAACCTGTATCCTTTTCCATCTGCAATATAGCAGCTTTAACCATACTAATAGTAGTAGATCTAAGCTTATCACCTTTTTTTAGTGCATCTTTCCAATCTTGTTGTAATCTTTCTTTAAGGGACATATTCGTACCTTCTTTCAAAATAAAAAATCTATCTATGTTTTCTTTTTCTTGCTGCTTCAGATTTCTTCTTTTTCTTTACGCTAGGTTTTTCGTAATGTTCTCTTTTTCTTACTTCAGAAAGAACACCAGATTTAGCGCATTCTTTTTTAAATCTTCTTAAAGCACTTTCAAGTGTTTCATTTTCTCTTACTTTTATTTCTGACATCTATTTTCCCTCCCTCCGCTAGCCAAATAATTTCGCTTCAAAATAGCTGATCTTTGGGCAAAAATAGCACATTTTTTATTATACAATAATATTTTATAATGTGTCAATAACCTTTTTGAATTAACCTGGTGGCCACTGAAGATTTCTCCCACCAAGCATATGAAAATGTACATGGTCAACAGTCTGTCCACCAGCTTTTCCACAGTTGGTAACTAGTCTATAGCCATCTTCACTTATTCCTAAGTTTTTAGCTAATTCCTTGGCTTTTAAAAATATATAAGAAATAATCTTGGAATCTTCTTCAGCAAGATCATTCAAACTACTTATATGTTTTTTAGGAATAATAAGTATGTGAACAGGTGCCTGTGGTTCTATGTCCTTAAATGCTAATATTCTATCATCTTCATACACTTTATCGCAAGGTATATCTCCGCCTATAATTTTACAAAATATGCAATTCTCCACTTAAATCACCTCCTCATTATTTCCCGATACCTTATACATTTCAACATAACTTAAAAATTCCTTCTTTTAATTCAAAAAGATTAAAATTATTTTTTAATTTCTCCTAAAGCGTGTTCATCCTTTGCAGCAATAATAGTTGTATTTAAAATCTTATCTCTAATGTCTTCTTTAGATTTAGCAAAAACTTTTATATAGTTTTCTGTATAGCCTTCATAAACATCCTCTTCACCATGAACTACAGCTTCAAATAG is part of the Haloimpatiens sp. FM7315 genome and harbors:
- the ybeY gene encoding rRNA maturation RNase YbeY, which encodes MIYIDDRQDKFEVTEELKNTLKKVISYGLKEEKVNLNCEISLVFVDNETIREINKEQRNIDKVTDVLSFPMIDYPKGKVFKDIYLNYDFDASYFDEKNLVLGDIVISLERAKAQSEEYGHSFLRETSYLTIHSILHLLGYDHMEDEEKAIMRKREEEILNNFQLSR
- the yqfC gene encoding sporulation protein YqfC, with the translated sequence MYAKKINSTKEIIAGKLDLPRDVVLNLPKITIIGDNEITIENHKGIVLFEDKVIKINSSIGVISIEGRNFEIFFIGGNTITLSGKFKSIVYEGNE
- a CDS encoding GatB/YqeY domain-containing protein, which produces MSLKERLQQDWKDALKKGDKLRSTTISMVKAAILQMEKDTGSSPDDNKIVEILAKEVKQRKDAIEEFEKGKRQDLVEANKAEIQVLINYLPQQLTQEEVFEIVKASADEVGANSMKDMGKLMSVLMPKVKGRADGKMVTQIVKEYLNK
- the rpsU gene encoding 30S ribosomal protein S21, coding for MSEIKVRENETLESALRRFKKECAKSGVLSEVRKREHYEKPSVKKKKKSEAARKRKHR
- a CDS encoding histidine triad nucleotide-binding protein, giving the protein MENCIFCKIIGGDIPCDKVYEDDRILAFKDIEPQAPVHILIIPKKHISSLNDLAEEDSKIISYIFLKAKELAKNLGISEDGYRLVTNCGKAGGQTVDHVHFHMLGGRNLQWPPG